TCACCCTGGCTGGCGGCCGCGTGCTGGCGGTCGCACCCAAGGCGTATCCGCCCAACTACCGCGAGTTCTACGAGCTCCGCTGGTTCCAGCCCGCCGCGCACGCGACCGCGCGCGACCTCGAGGTGCTCGGGCGCTCCGTACCGTTCGGCACGGACGTGCTGATCGAGCTGCCGCACCTCCCCGGGTTCGTGCTGCACACCGACGTCTGCGAAGACCTCTGGGTGCCGATCCCGCCAGGCGCGCGCGCGGCCCTTGCCGGCGCGACCGTCCTCGCGAACCTCTCGGCGTCGAACCTGACCGTAGGGAAGCACGAGTACCGGCGCGACCTCGTGCGGCTCTCGTCGGCGAAGAATCTCGCGGTGCAGCTCTACAGCGCGGCGGGGTTCGGGGAGTCCACCGCCGATCTCGCCTGGGACGGCCACGGGATCGTCGCCGACCGCGGCGAGATCGTGGCCGAGACACCGCGCTTCACGCTGACCGGCTCCGCGGTCCTCGCCGACGTCGACCTCGCCGCGCTCGCGACCGACCGCCTGCGCATGAGCTCGTTCGGGCACAATGCCGACCGCGAGCGCGCGCCGTACCGTACGGTGGCCGCCGAGCCAGTCCACGACGCGCGCGCGGCGGCGCCGTTCCGCCGCTTACGGCGCGACGTCGCGCCACGGCCCTTCGTACCATCCGATCCCGCGGCGCGTGACGCGCGCTGCCGCGACGTTTTCGACATGCTCTGCACGTCGCTGGCGCGGCGGCTCCGCGCGCTGCCGGCCGACCGGCGCATCGTGCTCGGTGTTTCGGGCGGCCAGGACTCGACGCTGGCGCTGCTCGCCGCCGTGCGTACGATGGACCTGTTGCGCCGGCCGCGCGCCGACGTGATCGGCGTCATGCTGCCGGGCTTCGGCACGTCGGCCCGCACGCACGGCAACGCGCGCGCGCTGATCACCGCGCTCGACGCAACGCCGCGCGAGATCGACATCCGGACCATCGCGAGCAGCATGTTCGACGCCGTCGGCCACGACCCGGGCATCCACGACGTCACCTACGAGAACGTGCAGGCGTGGACGCGGAAGTTCCTGCTCTTCACGCTCGCCTCCGAGGAGAGCGCAATCGATCTCGGCACGAGCGACCTCTCCGAGCTGGCGCTCGGCTGGTCCACGTACGGCGGCGACCACATGTCGCACTACGCGATCAACGCCGGGGTGCCGAAGACGCTGGTCTCCGAGCTGATCCGATGGGCGGGCGACACGGTGTTCGCGGACGACCCGCAGACGACGGCGCTCCTGCGTGACGTCCTGGCAACGCCGATCAGCCCGGAGCTCCTGCCACCCGCCGGCGAGGAGATCACGCAGCACACGGAGCTCGTGGTCGGCCCCTACGAGCTGCACGACTTCTTCCTCTACTACTTCCTACGCTTCGGCTTCGCGCCGCGGCGGGTCGCGCGCCTGGCGCTGCACGCCTTCGACGGACGGTTCACCCTCGCCGAGATCCGCCGCTGGCTGCTGGTCTTTCTGACGCGCGTCTTCGCCAACCAGTTCAAGCGCGACTGTGTCCCGGGGTCGCCGAAGATC
The DNA window shown above is from Deltaproteobacteria bacterium and carries:
- a CDS encoding NAD(+) synthase; this encodes MPAESFLDVRNHGFARVAVCVPETRVGDPDFNAAAHLRVLTDAHAAGAHYAVCPELGLTAYTCGDLFFQSVLQERAVAALAAIAADTAAWNMVVSVGLPLAVGGMLFNCAVTLAGGRVLAVAPKAYPPNYREFYELRWFQPAAHATARDLEVLGRSVPFGTDVLIELPHLPGFVLHTDVCEDLWVPIPPGARAALAGATVLANLSASNLTVGKHEYRRDLVRLSSAKNLAVQLYSAAGFGESTADLAWDGHGIVADRGEIVAETPRFTLTGSAVLADVDLAALATDRLRMSSFGHNADRERAPYRTVAAEPVHDARAAAPFRRLRRDVAPRPFVPSDPAARDARCRDVFDMLCTSLARRLRALPADRRIVLGVSGGQDSTLALLAAVRTMDLLRRPRADVIGVMLPGFGTSARTHGNARALITALDATPREIDIRTIASSMFDAVGHDPGIHDVTYENVQAWTRKFLLFTLASEESAIDLGTSDLSELALGWSTYGGDHMSHYAINAGVPKTLVSELIRWAGDTVFADDPQTTALLRDVLATPISPELLPPAGEEITQHTELVVGPYELHDFFLYYFLRFGFAPRRVARLALHAFDGRFTLAEIRRWLLVFLTRVFANQFKRDCVPGSPKIGSGGSLSPRGDWRMPADASPEIWLADARAIPETVER